One Pochonia chlamydosporia 170 chromosome 5, whole genome shotgun sequence DNA segment encodes these proteins:
- a CDS encoding ubiquitin-conjugating enzyme, E2 (similar to Metarhizium robertsii ARSEF 23 XP_007817686.1) — protein MAQKRLMQELQALQKEKWVTIETDETNLLRWKVGLWVVNPDSIWHGAYLRADMRFPTEYPYQPPTFKFLTKGICHPNVYTDGHLCISILHRPGDDEQSGELASERWNVLHGVESVLRSVLLLMDDPEINSPANVDASVLYRDKRDEYDAHAKDVVNRTQSDIPDGVRMPTTSELAPVPVKPVEDDADFWNMSDEEEDFGGSDSDEDMGDFEEDDDDEDDDEDDETK, from the exons ATGGCTCAGAAGCGCTTGATGCAGGAGCTGCAGGCTCTTCAAAAGGAGAAGTGGGTGACCATCGAG ACGGACGAAACTAATCTCCTACGATGGAAAGTTGGGCTTTGGGTTGTGAATCCAGACAGCATCTGGCATGGCGCATACCTTCGC GCCGACATGCGATTCCCTACCGAGTACCCTTACCAGCCGCCGACCTTTAAATTCCTAACCAAAGGCATTTGCCATCCGAATGTCTACACCGACGGCCACCTCTGCATCTCTATCCTCCACAGACCAGGCGACGACGAGCAGTCCGGCGAACTGGCAAGCGAACGATGGAACGTCCTCCACGGCGTTGAATCCGTCCTCCGAtccgtcctcctcctcatgGACGACCCGGAAATCAACTCGCCCGCCAACGTCGACGCCAGCGTACTTTACCGCGACAAGCGGGACGAATACGACGCCCACGCCAAGGACGTTGTCAACCGCACGCAGTCGGACATCCCAGACGGCGTGCGAATGCCCACGACATCGGAGCTGGCTCCCGTTCCCGTGAAGCCCGTCGAGGACGATGCCGATTTCTGGAACATGtctgacgaggaggaagactTTGGAGGCAGCGATAGTGATGAGGATATGGGCGACTttgaggaagacgatgatgatgaggatgacgacgaggacgatgagaCAAAGTGA
- a CDS encoding P-loop containing nucleoside triphosphate hydrolase (similar to Glarea lozoyensis ATCC 20868 XP_008085475.1): MDPASAIGVASGILAFITVSIKVVKAGREVYHSIGDGGQENISRETIITEMTEFMNTLPAAGDRQLVREDQSLAELVGECRKIAEELLKMLQKMKAKDDKSTFSKLRAAIRQVSSQSELEGLEKRLDYCRGQLELHLNAKYFHQTKHILADLLSHTHANTSKLTELQTGFDQLKGVVVGSPSEDANEKLRQLLGIHQEALNMFYQDQILQSLRFPDMHGRYEMLHPADESTFRWILEDNPNTSNHDVPPEYDEMRHQSREKLANWLSSSEGLFHISGKLGSGKSTLMKYLYQNHRTKSALENWAGSKRLVLANFFFWKPGSPLQKSLAGLCRSILHSLLQSCPEFIPSALPEHWEKIKRLPLFARHDLEVSADQVQTALQKFIEDKRVYAENRCCLFIDGLDEYDQTPHCDHTAMVSLLHAWVATSHGNLKVCTSSREDNVFMNAFTEDCRLRIHELTLYDMRGYVQDKLCGLPSSEAKEDLIVDISDNANGIFFWVALVVQAMRESIENGGDVNDLKDLLNSLPIGLEELFHHILTKLGEQKRIKAHETIIMLSALKAGNYPPLSLLAYSFYNDYKKDQRFAFRDDLVAGKHIDETLLKTRIELARKQLRANCGGLLESGLTLDVLEGGASIEYTHRSVPEYLERLRVQESAAAVSHKFDAIDAASSLLVAHIRLVDCFDPEAATRTCAGLAYLRITNRVDEEPFEFLEFLDSRVDESCWRRMEQAEEINFYLSATTFQCIHHRFHSGTRPAQIKCVEVYCPLWHALQLGFDAYVTWKLGKQAANSPFKRMLLAHVVLFQPESVAVPPWDCLFDNGVFSDTVVQYYFESPILSIDDYPGDLERLTEMTALHQFLINCFFLWCEFGQSTGLDSKREADWFGQVVEQFLNRDTSTIDFEASVKTKKNAWEQALIAEFTFKLQRGSRVVVGDAKAGIVDGISIKCPSWLFDIVKGRDDNLTCDREMHMSFRQFIEVVMPDNMDRLLSLLERNVSRLEPTIDDEVELGPLQNASEKENGPSKVTPSLFSEDETCMDIEASSAYWTAWCSKHADLIVAFALGE; this comes from the exons ATGGATCCAGCCTCTGCCATTGGCGTGGCATCTGGCATTCTGGCCTTCATCACCGTCAGCATCAAGGTGGTAAAAGCTGGCCGTGAGGTATACCACTCAATTGGAGACGGGGGCCAAGAGAATATAAGCCGAGAAACGATCATCACGGAAATGACGGAATTCATGAACACGTTACCAGCAGCCGGAGACCGCCAACTGGTGCGTGAAGACCAGAGCCTTGCTGAACTAGTTGGAGAATGTCGCAAGATAGCAGAAGAACTCCTCAAGATGCTACAAAAGATGAAGGCCAAAGATGACAAATCAACCTTTTCTAAACTACGAGCGGCCATTAGACAAGTCTCGTCTCAGTCAGAGCTGGAAGGGTTGGAGAAACGATTGGACTATTGCCGTGGGCAGCTTGAACTGCATCTAAACGCGAAATACTT CCACCAGACAAAGCACATTTTGGCCGATTTGCTGTCACACACACATGCCAACACATCCAAGCTCACAGAACTTCAAACCGGCTTTGACCAGCTTAAAGGCGTCGTAGTTGGGTCCCCCAGTGAGGATGCAAACGAAAAGCTGCGTCAACTGCTCGGTATTCATCAGGAAGCTTTGAACATGTTTTATCAAGACCAAATCTTACAAAGTCTCAGATTCCCTGATATGCATGGGAGATACGAAATGCTACATCCAGCTGATGAAAGCACTTTTCGATGGATTTTAGAAGACAATCCAAACACAAGCAACCATGATGTGCCACCTGAGTACGATGAGATGAGACACCAATCCAGGGAAAAACTTGCCAACTggctctcttcttctgaagGACTCTTTCATATTTCTGGTAAGCTGGGCTCAGGAAAGTCGACTTTGATGAAGTATCTGTACCAAAACCATCGGACCAAGAGTGCGCTCGAAAACTGGGCCG GTAGCAAGCGGCTAGTTCTCGccaatttcttcttctggaagCCTGGCTCACCGTTACAAAAGTCTCTTGCAGGTCTCTGTCGATCTATACTGCATAGCCTGCTGCAGTCATGTCCGGAATTTATACCATCGGCATTGCCAGAGCATTGGGAGAAAATTAAGCGACTTCCATTGTTCGCTCGACATGACTTGGAGGTCTCAGCAGACCAGGTGCAAACTGCTTTGCAAAAATTCATTGAGGACAAGAGAGTCTATGCCGAAAACCGCTGCTGTCTCTTCATTGATGGCCTGGACGAATACGACCAGACGCCGCACTGTGATCACACAGCAATGGTCAGCTTGCTACATGCCTGGGTTGCGACTTCCCATGGTAACCTGAAGGTGTGCACGTCGAGTAGGGAAGACAACGTGTTTATGAATGCGTTTACGGAAGATTGTCGATTACGGATTCACGAGCTTACACTCTATGACATGAGAGGCTATGTCCAGGACAAACTATGCGGTTTGCCTAGCAGTGAGGCTAAAGAAGATCTAATTGTCGACATATCTgacaatgccaatggcattTTCTTCTGGGTCGCACTTGTAGTGCAAGCCATGCGTGAGAGCATTGAGAATGGAGGAGATGTCAACGATCTGAAAGACTTGCTCAACTCTCTTCCGATAGGGCTAGAGGAATTATTTCATCATATActcaccaaacttggcgaaCAAAAGCGGATTAAAGCCCATGAAACTATCATTATGCTTTCCGCATTAAAGGCAGGGAATTACCCCCCGCTATCGCTGCTTGCATATTCTTTTTATAACGACTACAAAAAAGACCAAAGGTTCGCTTTCCGGGACGATTTAGTAGCTGGAAAGCACATCGATGAGACTCTTTTGAAGACGAGAATCGAGCTTGCTCGAAAGCAACTGAGGGCTAATTGTGGAGGATTGTTGGAATCGGGTCTGACCCTCGACGTTTTAGAAGGGGGAGCAAGTATTGAATACACCCATCGCTCGGTCCCTGAATATTTGGAGAGACTCCGAGTGCAGGAAAGCGCCGCGGCTGTCAGTCACAAATTCGATGCTATTGACGCCGCTTCCAGTCTTCTTGTGGCTCACATCCGACTCGTGGACTGCTTCGATCCTGAAGCTGCCACTAGAACCTGTGCTGGGCTAGCCTACCTGCGTATCACGAACAGAGTGGATGAGGAGCCTTTCGAATTTCTTGAATTCCTGGATTCTCGGGTAGATGAATCATGCTGGCGCAGAATGGAACAGGCCGAGGAGATTAATTTCTATCTTTCAGCCACGACATTTCAGTGCATACACCACCGATTCCACAGTGGGACGAGACCCGCCCAGATTAAATGCGTCGAAGTGTACTGCCCTCTCTGGCATGCATTGCAGCTTGGATTTGATGCCTACGTTACTTGGAAGCTGGGAAAACAAGCTGCCAATAGTCCGTTTAAGAGAATGCTATTGGCGCATGTGGTCCTGTTTCAACCGGAGTCTGTCGCTGTTCCACCCTGGGATTGTCTGTTTGACAATGGTGTCTTCTCGGACACGGTGGTGCAATATTATTTCGAATCGCCAATTTTGAGTATAGATGATTACCCAGGAGATTTGGAACGCCTAACAGAAATGACCGCTTTACATCAGTTTCTGATTAActgtttttttctttggtgcGAATTCGGCCAATCCACGGGCCTTGATTCTAAAAGGGAAGCCGACTGGTTTGGTCAGGTCGTTGAACAGTTCTTAAACCGGGATACTAGTACCATTGACTTTGAAGCCTCggtcaaaacaaaaaaaaatgcgTGGGAGCAGGCATTGATTGCCGAATTCACTTTCAAGCTCCAAAGGGGGTCTCGGGTCGTTGTCGGCGACGCCAAGGCTGGAATAGTGGACGGCATCTCTATTAAATGCCCTTCATGGCTCTTCGATATTGTAAAGGGTAGAGACGACAATTTGACTTGTGATAGAGAAATGCATATGTCATTCCGACAGTTTATCGAGGTAGTCATGCCAGATAATATGGATCGACTGCTTTCCTTGCTAGAGAGAAATGTCAGCCGCCTGGAGCCTACTATAGATGATGAGGTCGAACTCGGGCCTCTACAGAATGCGTCTGAGAAGGAAAATGGGCCGTCGAAAGTTACACCATCTCTGTTTTCTGAGGACGAAACTTGCATGGATATTGAGGCTAGCAGTGCATATTGGACAGCTTGGTGCTCTAAGCATGCTGATCTTATCGTTGCCTTTGCATTAGGTGAGTGA